AAGTATTTTGAGGATGGAAGAGACGCATGGGCAAAGGAATTCGACTTCGATTTTACAGAGATCTACGAAAAGCATGGTCTGTTGATGCCCTTGGCATCCACGCATTTGGATTTCAAGTATCCTTTGCGTTACAACGAGATCGGGTTGGTGGAAACGACATTTATCAACTCGCCAGCGGCCAAGATGATCTTCCGCTTTAAGGTGTACAACGAAGACAGAACGCAGTTGAAAGCGAAGGGCGAAACGATTCAGGTTTTTATGGATACGGACCACGTATTGCAACTGAATACGCCACCTTTCTTCGAAGAGTGGAAACGAAAACACGGACTGGTTTGAGCGAGGTTTTCATCGGAGCGAAAAGCATTCTGTGTCCTTTGGGCGATACGCCATCCAAGGTCTATGACGCCATGCTGAACGGAGAAACGGGTTTGAAATCCGTAGACAGACCATTCGGTATTGACACCACAAGCCATGTGGGCTTGATTCCTGATCACCTCATTCCGCAAGAACACATGGATAGCCTGAAGCTGACCAATATGTTGGCGGCCTGCTACGAACGTTCGGTACGGAAGCTTCGTCATGATGCATTTCAGGATAAGGACGGATTGGTCATCATCTGTACCACCAAAGGAAACATCGACAAGGTTGGAGAACCGAATGATCCACGTTTACCTCTGGGGCGGCTCGGTCGCTTCTTGAAGCAGAGCTTTGACCTCGGAAACGACCCGATGATCATTAGTAATGCCTGTATTTCGGGTGTGTTGGGCATCATCACCGCTGCACGCTTGATACGCGCGGGCAAGTATGAACACGTGATGGTTCTGGGTGGCGATATCGTGTCTGAATTCACGCTTTCGGGCTTCGCTTCCTTGCATGCATTGACCGAAGGCCTTTGCAAGCCTTACGATAAGAACCGAACTGGAATTAACTTGGGCGAAGCAGCCGCTGGCTTGGTCCTTTCAAGCGATGAGACCATTTTCAAGGGCTCATACAGCGAATACATTTCGGGTGCGAGTTCGAATGATGCGAACCACATTTCGGGTCCATCTAGAACGGGAGAAGGTTTGCACCGCAGCATCGAACGAACATTGAAACCTGCTTCAATTGAAGCTGATCAGATCGGATATCTATCCGCTCACGGAACGGGAACTTCCTTCAACGATGAGATGGAAAGCATCGCATTTGAGCGCAGCGGCTTGTCCGAAACACCTGTGAACAGCATGAAAGGTTATTTCGGTCATACGCTTGGTGCGGCTGGCGTGATAGAAACCTTACTTGGATTGGAAGGCATGAAACGCAAACAACTCGTTCCTTCATTAGGATTCGAAGAAATGGGTGTTTCGCAGCCAATGAATATCATTCAGGAAACCACTGCTCCAAACTCAGCATACTTCCTCAAGACCGCTTCAGGTTTTGGCGGATGTAACGCTTCAGCCTTATTCAAAGTGGGATGAGTTTGTTCCTGAAAACATATTGCCGCATTAAGGGTGGAGAGGTTCACATCAATGGCGAATTGTTCTGCCAACACATGGACGAAGACCCGTTTCTGCGTTCGCTTTACAAGCACATTGGACTTAGCTATCCGAAGTTCTTCAAGATGGATGAGCTATCGCGGTTGGGTTTTATCGGTGCCGAAATGACCTTGATGCGTTCCGAATTGGAGAATTACGCAGACGATGAAGTGGCGGTTATCTTCTCCAATCGTTCGTCCAGTTTGCAAACCGATTTCCAGTATTACGAAACGCTGAAAGGCGGAATCGCCAGTCCTGCGCTGTTCGTATACACCCTTCCGAACATTGAGGTAGGCGAGATTTGCATCCGCCACAAACTCTATGGCGAGAATAACTTCCTTATTACCGAACGCTTTGATGCTGCGCAATTGCTGGAGCAATGCGAAGCCCTGTTCGAAGACAATGCCGCCAAAGCCGTTCTCATTGGTTGGACGGAGGTAGAAAGCGATAACCACGATGGTTTCTTCGCGTTCATTACCGCATCAGGAATGAACGAAGTGACGGCAGAAAGTTTGACGGATTTGTATTTGAACAGATGAACATGTTAGAGCCACAGATGCACGGATTATCACTGATTTTCCACGGAAAGGAATCATCTTTTTCATCTGTGGAAATCTGTGAATCTGTGGCTAAAAAATGTAATTATTAAGCCTTGGAAATTGCAATCACGGGCATAGGAGCGATTTCGGCCATTGGCAACGATGTAGATGGAAACCTGCGTTCGCTATTGTCGAAAGAAACAGGCATAGGCAAAGCCAAATTGCTTCGTTCCAAACTCACAGAAACGCATCTTTTTGGAGAAGTGAAACTCTCCAATGAAGAATTGAGAATAGGTTTGAACTGGACTTCAGAAGCTGTTTCTCGAACCACGCTTTTGAGTGCTTGGGCCATGAAAGAAGCCATCAAGCAGTCAGGGATTGTGATGGATAATCAGGTCGGTCTGGTTTCATCTACAAGTGTTGGCGGCATGGATCGCAGCGAAGGCTTTTTCGAGCCGTATTACACCGAACAGGATTTTGCGAATGTGTTTATGCTCGGCACGCACGATTGTGGCACCTGCACGAAACAAGCGGCCGCGCATTTCGGAATTACCGCTTATTCTACAACCATTAGCACGGCCTGTTCTTCGGCAGCAAACGCCATCGCTATGGGCGCACGCTTATTGCGCCAAAGAAAATTGAAGCGTGTGATTGTAGGCGGAACTGATGCCTTGTGCCGATTTACGGCCAACGGTTTCAATTCGCTAATGATCTTGGATACAGAATGGTGCAAACCCTTCTCTGCCAATCGTGCTGGATTGAATTTAGGCGAAGCCGCGGCTTATCTCGTGCTTGAAAGCAGGGAAGACGCAGAAGCTCGTGGAGCTGAAATCCTCGGACTGGTGACAGGCTGGGCCAATACGAATGATGCCTATCACCAAACGGCTTCATCGCCAGATGGAAACGGTGCGTTTATGGCGATGACGCAGGCGTTGGAAAAAGCGAATTTGAAGTCCACAGACATCAGTTACATCAACGCCCACGGAACGGGAACGCAGAATAACGATCAGTCGGAAAGCATTGCCATTCATCGTGTTTTCGGAGCACAGAAACCACCAATTAGCTCTACGAAAGCTTACACCGGTCATACATTGGCTGCCGCTGGCGCGATTGAAGCGGTTTATTCAGTTCTTGCTCTCAAGGAGAGTAAGTTGTTTCCGAATTTGAATTACCAAGATCCAATTGAGGAGAACGATTGGAAACCGCAATTGGAAGTTGAGAGTGCGGATATCAAGCACGTTTTGTCCAACTCATTTGGGTTTGGAGGTAACAACTCAACGG
The window above is part of the Flavobacteriales bacterium genome. Proteins encoded here:
- a CDS encoding thioesterase family protein, with protein sequence KYFEDGRDAWAKEFDFDFTEIYEKHGLLMPLASTHLDFKYPLRYNEIGLVETTFINSPAAKMIFRFKVYNEDRTQLKAKGETIQVFMDTDHVLQLNTPPFFEEWKRKHGLV
- a CDS encoding beta-ketoacyl synthase; the protein is METKTRTGLSEVFIGAKSILCPLGDTPSKVYDAMLNGETGLKSVDRPFGIDTTSHVGLIPDHLIPQEHMDSLKLTNMLAACYERSVRKLRHDAFQDKDGLVIICTTKGNIDKVGEPNDPRLPLGRLGRFLKQSFDLGNDPMIISNACISGVLGIITAARLIRAGKYEHVMVLGGDIVSEFTLSGFASLHALTEGLCKPYDKNRTGINLGEAAAGLVLSSDETIFKGSYSEYISGASSNDANHISGPSRTGEGLHRSIERTLKPASIEADQIGYLSAHGTGTSFNDEMESIAFERSGLSETPVNSMKGYFGHTLGAAGVIETLLGLEGMKRKQLVPSLGFEEMGVSQPMNIIQETTAPNSAYFLKTASGFGGCNASALFKVG
- a CDS encoding 3-oxoacyl-ACP synthase; the encoded protein is MSLFLKTYCRIKGGEVHINGELFCQHMDEDPFLRSLYKHIGLSYPKFFKMDELSRLGFIGAEMTLMRSELENYADDEVAVIFSNRSSSLQTDFQYYETLKGGIASPALFVYTLPNIEVGEICIRHKLYGENNFLITERFDAAQLLEQCEALFEDNAAKAVLIGWTEVESDNHDGFFAFITASGMNEVTAESLTDLYLNR
- a CDS encoding beta-ketoacyl-[acyl-carrier-protein] synthase family protein yields the protein MEIAITGIGAISAIGNDVDGNLRSLLSKETGIGKAKLLRSKLTETHLFGEVKLSNEELRIGLNWTSEAVSRTTLLSAWAMKEAIKQSGIVMDNQVGLVSSTSVGGMDRSEGFFEPYYTEQDFANVFMLGTHDCGTCTKQAAAHFGITAYSTTISTACSSAANAIAMGARLLRQRKLKRVIVGGTDALCRFTANGFNSLMILDTEWCKPFSANRAGLNLGEAAAYLVLESREDAEARGAEILGLVTGWANTNDAYHQTASSPDGNGAFMAMTQALEKANLKSTDISYINAHGTGTQNNDQSESIAIHRVFGAQKPPISSTKAYTGHTLAAAGAIEAVYSVLALKESKLFPNLNYQDPIEENDWKPQLEVESADIKHVLSNSFGFGGNNSTVIFSKY